The genomic DNA GATTATTCCAACTCTAGAATATTGGATTCCCTTTAATGAACTAATAAGGGCAATGGTGACGGCCTAACACTTTGAGATAGTAAACTGCTTCTCAGAAACACCCAAGCAGTTGTAAGTTCCAGAAAATCCACAAGAACTATGCAAAATCTGGGAGGTCTTCTACTAAATGCAATTCAACCCAACTCTACTTTCTCATCCCAGCTGCAGGTCTGCACTGGTTTTGATTTGGAACACACACAGATACATGTCCATCTGCATTTGCAATTGACAGTTGAATAGCTTCAGTTGTAAAATATGGGGTAAATGAGAAATTTCCTAAAAAATTCACAAATGTGGTTTGAACCCAGCTGTATTCCACATGCTAGACAAAGTGTTCATGATGTTCTAACTGAGACAATACCCCCATGTGACACAAGGGAGACATTATTTGCAAGCAACATTAAACCAAAACCTTAAGAAATTGTGATTATGACAGCCTAGCTTGCTTTTTGCAAACACAGATATGTTACTCTCCTTGTCTTAAACTCAAAGACATGCTTTAAATTCCCACACAGATTCAGTGAAATTCAATGATACCCTATGGAGATATGATTTGCAGCAGCAATTTCTAACCCCTGTTAACATTAATATGTTCTATAAATCAAGTCATCTATTCTTTGTGTGCTATACCTTGATATAACTGTATCTACACCATTTACATCAGTTCAGGTGTAGGTAACTTTTCTCTTCCAAAGTCCAGATTTCAGAATTATATATGTCTCATTTAAATTGgaaaatttattatttctgcaGACAACCTTTGTATCCATCACTTGCATacataaacagattttttttttacataagttagacacatttgaaaaaaaatgataTCTATCTGATACTCGATTTTAAACCGAGTCCCTATCCAGAACGTCTTACTGTCTGACAGATAGATTTGATCTAACAGGGAAAATTGTAAcctgttaaaaatgaaaagacagcTCTGAAAGGTTTTCCAGTTTGTGGCTGTAAGCAATAAAAGCTCTAGTTTTCTAGTTCAAAACTTTTAGCTTAATAGTGCAGATGTTCATAAATTACATCAGTGGTGGTTTTTCTCATGTCCAACCTCAGACAtcaaaaaagcatcttttacGAGATTCtgcttcctgaaaataaaacccGTCTGCCTTAACTCTGCTCTGTACCACAACTCTAGTATCCAAAAATGACTATACACTTTTGTTTCATGATCTTTTCTATACGGGATTTTGATACCTTTTGTATAAATTATCACCGTCTACCTGAAATGATACAACTGAAATCAATGACTGCTTTTGTGGTACATTGTTAATCAACACAACTTAGTTAATGGTAAGTGGGAGCAAAGATTTTGAATTTGCATTTAATGATTAATTTACTCTGGGAGATAAAATACTGACATTGGCAGgccattaaaaacatttatcttCAGAGATAAATTCAGAGTCTCTAATATGGACTTCTTCAGCTCTATAAAGGCTTTGCTAACCCAAAACATGATTCCCTACAAACTTTCCTGCGAGATCATGTGTAGAGAATTTGAGACGTTTTGACAACAACTCAATAACCATTTGAGGAAATCCTATTGCTAGTAACGATTGCCTGATGAGTCAAGCAATTAGGAATTAATCTATTGGACGGAAATGAGACATGTTCCAGGGGGAATTCGTATGATATCTAAGAAATGccaaacttcagagaaaaactaTTAACATGAGTTAGCATTTTAAACTATTGTCTGGACCTGtcacaaataaattattattattattattgcctTCTGAGTCTTCTTTTTTGTGACTTTCCACAATCACtgcttgaagaaaaaacaaagacaaaaagaaagctcATAAAAAATGTTCTGATGTTTCCAGAGAAGAACACTTCTTTGCTAACTCTAAACAATATCTTTTACAAGATATTGAGACAAAGCCATGTTGGAGCACATGATACTTTGCCATGTAATGAAATCTGTAATTTCCAAATGCCTATACATAATGCCAGGACATCTGTTTACACAGATGCAAGATCATCATTTATCTACAAACACAACAAAGTTTTCCTTGTGCGCCACACTGATAATAGCCAACTGACGTAACCAATATATTCTGCTCAGTGGGATCTAACATACCTTCTCAAGACAGTTTATCAATTTGGGCCTCGTGCCACCCTAATGCAATTTCACAAAGTCTTGCCAAATCAGCCAGGACCCAACATGGACACTGAGGTGAGTTCTTTATTTAGGGTTTTACCTGACCAGGATTTCCAGGTCCTAATTCTTGACAGAGCTGTGGGTATGATGACATGGGTGAAAGCAAAATAGTGATGATTCTGGCACTACTGGTTAAGATAGGAACATGTGGACCATGCCATGCTCAAAGGACATAATTTTCTCCTCCCTCAATGTAAGTATTAGTGtcagctccctcctgcccagaTTTTTAATTCCCTCTATCTGCACAATGACCATATTCCAGAAAGGAGTACCACCTGGGTTAAATCTGGATCCAAATAGTAAACCTAGTCACATACGTATAAACCAGTACAGACGAGGAAGAGCAAACCCATATCTACTTAAAAATATAGTCTGCAGACACAATATAAGGTAGCCAGGAAGAAAATATGTCCAGAAGCTAAATTACACTGAGTTGCAGTAAGGAACTTTTACCTGCTTAAAATTTGGCCTTGAACTGACTTCCCCTGGAGTTTTGTACAAAAAGCCTTTCTTACTGAGGATGGTTCAGttcattttcaaatgcagcTGATGGAGATGGCAGTTATTCTTTCAACTTAATAAGCCAGTGGCCAAACCTGTTGTCTGGTCTGTGAAAGTCTGGACAAGACCACGTGGTTCATATTCTGAAGTTCtggcaaaataaatttaattctcACCCTGGTGATCTGTATGACCTCTGCAAGACAACAATTACAGATGGTGAAAAATTAGTTCTGTTTCCTCTCTAACACcagtagcttttaaaaaaaaaacagttataTGCAATAAACACTTTGAAATTAATATCATAATAGTTCTGCAATTTAATCTGCATTACAGCAAGGTATTGCAGGCTGAACTTTACACAGTTTGTAATCATTCAGATTTCTAAGAACACAGTGGTTACTGGTTTAAGCTAGCAAAGTAATCTGCTGTAAATTCCTGTACTGTTTGTGCCATCTTCTGGCAAGAAGGATCTGAAGGGCGCTGCATTTCAGCCTGCAGGAATCACTCCTTGGAAGAGGATACAGCCGAAAAGCAGGATGCTAGAAGGAAAGGTCATGCTGCCTATCACTGGAATCgaggagcagctgggagctCCAGTGAGCCAGCTGGAAAGCACTACTTAATAGAGCTCCAAGAAACTGTGCCCTGGAAATGACAGGCTCCCAGATTTGACCCACTCGCTAGCACTGCCGGGCTGGTGAAAATCCAGGAGATTTCTGTGTTGTTTGTGCCCATCAGGAGGAACAGACAGAAGACCAGGTGGCTACCGAAGACGCAGGACTTCACCGAAGGCACAGCCTTGTCTTTCATCCCAGGGTCAGTGCTGCGGATTCCTGCAAGCCTGAAAGTTTCACCAGCTCTAGTGCTGGAAGTCGGCACTGAAAGTTTGCACCACGCTGTGCTGCATCCCCTGGGTATGCCAGCGGAGCTCACAGCTGGTGGGGATCACCGCTTTTGACAGCCCAGCCGTTGCCTGCAGGCTGGCGGCACTGCGGGCGCACAGCGGCgtccccagcccctccggcCGGCACACAGGGGGACACGCAGGGCGTCCCCAAAACCACCTCTCCCGGAGCTGCTAAACTTGGGATCGCACAGGTGGGTGCCAGGGAGCGTTTCTTTCTCCCGTTGAAGTTAAAACATCTGTAACCATGAGCAGAGGCAACACCAGCGGGCAAAGGTGTACTGTGGGGCCCGGGGTGGCTTTGGCGGAGATGGCGACTCCCTTCCTCAGGGTAAAGCGGGGCTTTTTCCGCCCTCGCTCGCTGAGCTACAGCGGACGGGCAGCGGCACAAGGGCCCGGGCCAGCACAGAGGGTGCGGCCTCCCAACCGTGTCCGGGGATGCCCCCGTGAGGGGTGGGGACCCAGGCGCTGCCTCCTGGCGAGGCGCGTGTCCCGCCCGGCTGCGCGGCGCTGAGTCCGCCGGGCCGCCGGAGGCCGCTGCGGGCAGCCCGTCAGGCCTCGCGGGTGGCGGGTCCGGCGGGGCCCGGATGCGCTGTGCTGAGCTCGGCGTTCCCACGTGTGGCcggctgagcagggggaggcggCGGAGATGTCGGTGTCGGTGGCCGCGGGCAACCTGCCCATGCGGCTGCTCCGCAGGAAGATCCACAAGCGCAACCTGAAGCTGCGGCAGCGCAACCTGAAGCTGCGGGCGGCCGAGGGGGCAGGTaacggcggggccgggcgggcgggcggccgtgCGGAGCCTCTCCTCGGCTGAGCGCTTGCGGAGCCGTCGCtgactttgggttttttctcctctctctccgAATCGCGTCCCCGCGCCGTGCAGTGCCTCCGCCAGGCGAGGCGGCATCGCAGGGCCTCGTGGAGgcggaggtggaggaggaggaggcggcggcggcccctGAGGTAGAAGCGGCGGCGGCCGGAGCCGCCTCGGAGGGCGCGGAGGCCGccggcccccgcggcggggagaagaagaggaagaagaagaagaggaaagcgGCGGCTAATGTGGAAGACGGTACGTGGTCTTAACAAATACAGCTTGTTTCCCAGGGCAGAGTTGTTATTGGAGACCCCAAAAAGCGCCTACTTTCGTTTTCTGCCCTGTCGGCGAGGGTTTGTCGGCCGGACTGTGAGAGGTGCCGTGCGTTGGTCCGGTGTGCGCTTTAAAGCCTGGAGGTCTTCGGGATTACCTCTTTTCTTATTCTGGCTGTAACGCTCGAGCTCTAATACGTACTAAAGCGGTAGCAACCAATCTGATTGCTGCATAGGATTCTGCTTTGTTACATTAAGTTTGGATGTTCTGCTTGTTTgttatgcaaatatatataGTGTCTTTTGAAGTAGAGCTTCGACAGATGGATGCTTTCTGTGTGTGAACGTCCAGCCAGTACGGTTTTTTGAGCAACGCATCCAGCCTTTGGCAGCATCTGTATATTATGAAATGAAAGTATACTGGCAAGCTACCCCCAAAATTGCACCCTGCAAATATTGCtacaattttttatatttttatgcataCATATACAGTCATacatatatttctatatatatttGAAACTTCTATCTCTTATGTGTTTGATCTTTGTGATATTTCTCATAGTTATGCAAATGAACAGGTGTTTTCATGCAGTTCTCTGAGGATTCAGGTACTTAGAACAGACATTACATTTCACATGACCTGAGCACAAACCATGTTGGAAACTTGATGTCTGCATTACAGATAGAAAAGAATTTTGTAACTTGTTCCTTATTTCCAACAGAAAGTTTCATATAGTATACATTAAGTTTTACTGTGCAAAGTGGACTGTGTGCAAGGAACCTTGGAATTTTTTGCTCGCCGCCTCAGAAAGTTCCGTAGAAACCTtgcctccccttctcctgtCCCCCTCTCACCCCATGAAAAAAGCATGGCATTTGTAAGTGGTTTACAGAGTAAAGAAATTCACTCTGTGGAACAGCTTTTAATCATGAACATGTCCTTTGTATCTCTAACTGGCTTCTCTTCTGTAAAATAACGCTCTAGATACAGAAACTAAAAAAGCGAAGACTGAAGAAGATGAATCTGTGGAAGTAGAAGATGAAGGTCAGCAGGATTCTGGAGAgaaagaagtggaagaggaggagggtgaggagggtGAAGTGCCCAGTTTACCACTAGGTGTAACAGGTATCTTGTGTTCTCTTTCTCATACGTCTGCGGAAATCCGAGGTCTAACCCTTTCTTCCAGAGCAAGTTGCTGTTTTCAAATTAGCTGTATAAGTCAGGTGTTTGAATGTAGGTTTGACATGACGTTGGCAGCTGTATAGCTGTTACTCAGTTGCTGGTCTTTGACATTTGCATTATATATACACTCCTATTAGTCTTAAAATTACTAgtgaaaatctgctttaaaacacatatatgcacatatgtTTAACTGTAGAGGAAAAAGTCCATGAAGAGCAAGATGGATGTGTATAACTAGTAAATTTGGCCAGAGAAGCAGTGCGTTCATGTTCATTTTTAACAGTTCTGTGTAGTATTCGTAGGAACAGATTAATACAGAGTATTTTGTGAATGTCTTTGGATTTTGTGGtagaaaggaataagaaaaagtcctttgctttgatttctgcTCCCCCCCATCTAGGTCAATTTTAACTGGGTAATCTCCAAGGACAGATGGAATTgaagaaataaattcaaatattttcttattttcccccCTCACTTCAGGTGCTTTTGAAGACAATTCTTTTACTTCCCTGGCTGGTGTTGTCAGTGAGAATACATTAAAAGGCATAAATGACATGGGTTTTACACACATGACTGAAATTCAGCATAAAAGTATTAAGCCGCTTCTGGAAGGCAGGTAAGAAATACGTCTTTTTAATCACTATCTTGACCCCAAATGTTGTGTAAATTTTGCTAGCAAGCTAAATACatgaaatgtgactttctgcagctaaacttttttaaaacatgctctcatatgttttatatattttgtcTGTAGATGTTAATATAAGTTAACAAAGTATATCTGTGTTGCATGTGAAGAAATGCTTAGGGTAAGCTCATGGAAACTGCTTTGCATTTGGCTTTGAAAGCGGGGACGTCTGTTTTCACTAGTCTTGTTGTCATTGTGTCTCAAAACCACTGTCTCACACTGTCGCTAGCGTCATAGTGACCAATTGCTGTGGACCGCATCTGCCACCGAGCTCTTAACACCAACTCTACTGTTTTCCTTTAAGCCATTTTATGTTCTCACATTGTCAACACTGTTCAAAATTGGATTGTTCTTTTCTCTGTACGATCAActaaatacttctttttcaaaCTTTGCTGCATACAGGGATATTTTAGCAGCTGCAAAAACAGGCAGTGGCAAAACACTTGCGTTTCTTATTCCTGCAGTGGAGCTCATCTACAAGCTAAAATTCATGCCTAGAAATGGTAAGGCTCTTCATTTCAAAGTTGAATTTTACTGTGGCGCAGCCATTTAGGCATGTGGCTAGGAGGGGGATTGGACGAGTTGCAACTTAATCTTGTTTGATGTATTTTTTAGGAACGGGTGTTATTATTCTTTCTCCTACTCGAGAGCTTGCTATGCAAACCTATGGAGTTCTTAAAGAGCTTATGAATCATCATGTTCACACCTATGGTCTGATAATGGGGGGCAGTAACAGAtcagcagaagcacagaaactTGGAAATGGAATCAACATCATTGTAGCAACACCAGGAAGACTGCTGGATCATATGCAGGTAGATAAAATATTGATGTCTAATCTGCATTACTAAAACAATAGAACTCCTGTCCCTGTCTGACTCTGAATTTGTTAATCTTCTAGAACACGCCAGGTTTCATGTATAAGAACTTGCAGTGTTTGGTAATTGATGAGGCAGATCGTATCTTGGAGGTTGGatttgaagaagaaatgaaacagaTCATAAAACTTCTaccaagtaagaaaaaaacccctgcctTTCCTGGAAATCAATTGACTAACATTATGTCTTCTTTATGACTCAATTATTATAAGAGAAGTCATTAATTTTTATAGTTCTGTAAATGCACTTGCGAGTGATTTTTCTCACTCTGTACTTTTTTCCTTATAGCTAGTATATATTACTTTATTTAACATCATTTATCTGAAGGAAGAGTTTTCGTATGCACTTTAGGGATATAATTCTGTTCATATAAGATCCTTTTAGTTTAACATCTACATTCTCTCATTCATCTTCCTCTGCCCGTTTATTTCCTACAATTCATTATTTCTTAATAAGGCttaaatataaggaaaaaggttttctgaCTTGCAGTttgaattttcttcatagttcTAAGAACAGTTATCTTAaagaattttaagtatttaccttagaattttttttcctaatttttcatttagttaTTCCTATAACTCATGTATTAAACACATTCTGAGAGTCAACCAGGCTCTCCCTTGAACTTTcaaaatgtaggaaaaaaaaaacccatagaaatagtatataaaaaaatcagtgataaATATATTGAGGTTTCACATCATAAACATTAAAATTCAGATCTGTATGTTTAAAATGCAGATACATAAATCTAATAAATAACATCCTGTGAAGAATGTTAATGAACAGTGTTAAAAAcggaaagggaaggaagagtgGGAAAAAGACGTTTTCTTCGTGAAGTGGAAAATGATAGATAAATTTTTACTTTGCATGagtttttaatttggttttatcCCATTAGgaaggaaattatattttaaaacagacacttcaaaatagaaaaaaataaattaaaaaatggtgGCACCGGTTGTTCAGCAAGAACAATTGCTACTGTGCTTGCAGTTGTGACATGGAACAGGCTAAGTCTGCATTTTCCACGTACATATGTAACAATAGAATGTTACAGGATCAGGATGTATATTTGAGCTGAGAGATGACAGGCAGGCAGGAGATTTCCTACACCTGCTCTAAGACCATTGAAGTCAGTGAGGCTCAGTATAGATGTACTGCCACGTGACTAAATAGCATGCACAAATGTGTATGTTCTAGACTGATTTTGCAAGACAAACAGTAACAATGCACTTCAGTTTTGctaagttttttcttttacaacctctagcatgattttttttaaacaaaaccattttaatatttatggaAATGAAATCAATTTATAGTTAGAATTACAAGGTTGGTCTCTATTTAAATCATTGTTTTGTGTCTAAACTGGAGTGCAAATGATTATTAATATTTTCCCAGAGAGAAAGAATATTGTGTTTTGATAGCTGTTAGGattttgggggtgggggcaaCCTAAGTAAACATCCTGTACAATCCCTAATACAACTACACCTGTCTTTGTCAGTAGCAGTATGTTTGAATTagaatttaactgaaaaaagtaGACTTGCTCAGGGAAGTTTGCAGCTACAGATTTTATGGACTTGCTATTTgaattctcctttaaaaatgaggctgtctttcaaaataagtattttttcagAGCGCAGACAGACGATGCTTTTTTCTGCTACGCAAACCAGAAAGGTTGAAGATCTGGCAAAGATCTCTCTGAAGAAAGAGCCACTATACGTTGGGGTTGATGATAACAAGGAGACAGCAACAGTAGATGGTCTTGAACAGGTAAAACACAAATGTTATTAAAAGGGCTATGATCTGCGAACATACCAAGTCCTACATGTTTTTAAGTGGGTTATACAAACACTGTCTTAATGGGCATTTACCATCCTTACGAGCAAAAGCTATCAGTTGCCTAAAGGGTTTTATTCGGTCTGCTAACTATAGTAAGTTATATGCATTTGGTCGATGTTTGCAGGACAGATGATAGAAAACCTCATGAAATAGTAATACAATTACTTCCCCTTGTCTATTCCTATCTGTATTACATACCTAAGCTCTGGTTGTCTTTCTAACTGTATTTTCCATGTTACTGACTAGAGATAGATATACTTCAGATATACTTCACTGTTGCTGCTTCAGATAATAGCTAAATGGAGTTGCACAGCCGTTTCTGTGTTTGTGCGGTTGACATGACGAGTGTTGTTATAAAATTACCAGTAGCTATGTATTACCTTAGAGTAAACCACTGGCAAGAATTCCgtaaaataaaattcttgaaATCGTAACAATTGTTAAGAACCCTATGCTGTTTTTTCATGCCTAACATCAGTAGTTCAAAGTTCTTGAATTTTTATTGTATAAACTAATTACTTTTCACTGAACTTACATTAGTTTggagaattaattaaaaatttcttcttcctgttttaaGTTAGTACAGTAAGTTTCTTGCCAAGTTCATCACCTTCAGGAGTTTCATATACCAAGGTGAGGGACAGATAATAAATCAAATGGTTTTGCCCAATATAGCTGGAAAAATTAACTATTTGGCATATTTGTTTCACAACATAACACTTCCCTGGTTTAATTGTATTGCTGAAACAAAAGTTCGTTCCATACTAATTtatttaacaatatttttaaaaatttcagggGTATGTAGTGTGTCCATCTGAAAAAAGATTCCTTTTGCTCTTCACATTCCTCAAGAAGAACCGGAAGAAGAAActaatggtatttttttcttcatgtatgTCAGTGAAGTACCACTATGAATTACTCAACTATATTGATCTGCCTGTTTTGGCCATTCATGTAAGTATATTattcattgatttatttttaactaatCTGATAGTACCTGTAAGTTGTTACTGACCTTACGTTTGCCTCGTTTATTTCGGTCCGATTTCTAATAAACAGACACCCTGCTCACAAAACTGATGATGATCTTGGTTAGTCTGTAGAGGAAGGAGATAAAGCAAAGACTAGGTAATAACAACACTTCAACATTGTTAACCTTGCTATTTTCCAAACCAGAGCTGAACACTGATATTAATTCATGCTCTGTGTGTAgaaagctttctgttttcttctaagAGGTTGCCTTTCACAAGCACTAAAACTCAGCTGGTGGAGCAAAGCTATTGTCAGAGGAATCCAAACACTCTGATCCCGGAAGTATTGGATGCTTTTTCTAAGGCTGGGGTGATATTTGGTTTTACTATGCTGATTCTTACAATTTGGATGAGTACTTTAAATTCTTTGTCAAAAGCACAAAATGCGGAGTTTAGGAGGAGGAATTGTCTGAAAGTTTATGAAACAGTTATAACTGACCACTAGtgtccttttctattttttttctttggggggttttttttttgctatactCTGATAGAACCGTTACAAGTATGGTTTATGTTTCGTTAGTTTTTTAACCTGTAATCTACCTAACATATTGCTAGACTTGCAAATGTCCTTTTTCTGAACTTCAGGCATTTATGCAGCGCTCCTGAAAAGAATGCTTATGCAACtaaatttttaatgctttggAAGATACAGTGTAACCTCTGAGAGATACCACTTCATGTAGCCCTGTGCTGTTGACTGTGGTAGCATTGTTTCTTCACTGCGAAATGGACCTGCTTGTACAAGTCCATGATATGGAAAGATGccccaaattattttatatttttggcAGTGATATAATATGTGAAATGGGAAATTAGATTTAAGCTTACAAGTTggcagatatttatttttttagttgaTATTTCATCCTTAatgtgtttgtttccttttaggGCAAGCAGAAACAAACCAAACGTACTACAACGTTTTTCCAGTTCTGTAATGCAGAATCTGGAATACTGTTGTGCACTGATGTAGCTGCCAGAGGATTGGATATTCCTGAAGTTGACTGGATTGTCCAGTATGACCCTC from Gavia stellata isolate bGavSte3 chromosome 8, bGavSte3.hap2, whole genome shotgun sequence includes the following:
- the DDX18 gene encoding ATP-dependent RNA helicase DDX18, producing MSVSVAAGNLPMRLLRRKIHKRNLKLRQRNLKLRAAEGAVPPPGEAASQGLVEAEVEEEEAAAAPEVEAAAAGAASEGAEAAGPRGGEKKRKKKKRKAAANVEDDTETKKAKTEEDESVEVEDEGQQDSGEKEVEEEEGEEGEVPSLPLGVTGAFEDNSFTSLAGVVSENTLKGINDMGFTHMTEIQHKSIKPLLEGRDILAAAKTGSGKTLAFLIPAVELIYKLKFMPRNGTGVIILSPTRELAMQTYGVLKELMNHHVHTYGLIMGGSNRSAEAQKLGNGINIIVATPGRLLDHMQNTPGFMYKNLQCLVIDEADRILEVGFEEEMKQIIKLLPKRRQTMLFSATQTRKVEDLAKISLKKEPLYVGVDDNKETATVDGLEQGYVVCPSEKRFLLLFTFLKKNRKKKLMVFFSSCMSVKYHYELLNYIDLPVLAIHGKQKQTKRTTTFFQFCNAESGILLCTDVAARGLDIPEVDWIVQYDPPDDPKEYIHRVGRTARGINGRGHALLILRPEELGFLRYLKQARVPLSEFEFSWSKISDIQSQLEKLIEKNYFLHKSAQEAYKAYIRAYDSHSLKQIYNVNNLDLPKVSLSFGFKVPPFVDLNVNSNHGRRLQKRGGGGGFGYQKSKNVHKAKIFKHISKKSDSRQFSR